The following are encoded in a window of Drosophila simulans strain w501 chromosome 3L, Prin_Dsim_3.1, whole genome shotgun sequence genomic DNA:
- the LOC6738238 gene encoding uncharacterized protein LOC6738238, producing MKRTLLILAIVFCGLAVVKALECQECLTDNDVYCVDQTSYRNCIKSKPFGNVISCPADTVCTNSKNVCVKSSEISEPVVDVCGTSGGNKCASCTDQKYACVSKNQFARCSESVLVDSNIYDCDADEICSSEALEKYDNICTPSCVLDFLNLRASCSNSEYTTTTTAAPTTVTPSTEQKNVACTEAEKDLKIPKETWYFFTIYKEDTSCHTYLYCQRNETTTWDTVYMSCQQPKPYFDSTTSLCVSTKPTGCS from the exons ATGAAGCGAACTCTCCTgattttggccattgtttttTGTGGTTTAGCTGTTGTGAAGGCATTAGAGTGCCAGGAGTGCCTAACGGATAACGATGTGTACTGTGTAGACCAAACTTCCTATAGGAATTGCATCA aaagTAAACCTTTTGGCAACGTGATAAGCTGCCCCGCCGATACGGTTTGCACAAACTCGAAAAATGTTTGTGTGAAAAGTTCTGAAATATCAGAACCTGTAGTCGATGTCTGTGGAACCTCCGGTGGAAACAAGTGTGCATCGTGCACAGATCAGAAATATGCTTGTGTTagcaaaaatcaatttgcgaGGTGTTCCGAATCGGTTTTGGTCGATTCCAACATCTATGACTGCGATGCTGATGAGATTTGCAGTTCGGAAGCACTGGAAAAGTATGATAACATATGCACGCCTTCTTGTGTTCTCGATTTT ctcaaCTTGAGAGCTAGTTGCAGCAACAGTGAATACACGACAACAACTACCGCAGCACCGACAACTGTCACACCCAGTACAGAGCAGAAAAATGTTGCCTGTACTGAAGCTGAAAAAGATCTTAAAATACCTAAGGAAACCTGGTACTTCTTTACGATCTATAAGGAGGATACTTCCTGTCACACTTATCTTTACTGCCAAAGAAATGAAACCACCACATGGGACACCGTTTATATGTCCTGCCAACAACCCAAGCCATATTTCGATTCTACGACCAGCCTTTGCGTATCGACAAAACCAACTGGATGCTCCTAA
- the LOC6738239 gene encoding uncharacterized protein DDB_G0271670 codes for MQRIIALVAIMACGLSFVAAQSCQTCLEQNDVYCVDQNSYQNCMKNGPVGDIIECPAGTVCSNSDSVCALVSELNSTILDVCGGSGGNGVNCEVCSSGAKYACVSSTQYARCSSSGDVLTSSVYNCGTDEICNIDALSTYQTICVPSCASEFLGLDATCSNSIYQPTTTTTVAPTTTPSAAQKEDLCSAGEPSTNPSYFFTRITDDSTCNSYLYCQKSGTTWVALYMTCRASTPFFDSDTSSCVTTRPTSCSVTTTQSPSDSSSTASSTESSSESSSTTASSTASSSTESTPTTASSSSSSSTESSTDSSSTTASTTQSSSTESSTTSSSTTSTTAATP; via the exons ATGCAGAGGATAATCGCTTTGGTGGCCATCATGGCATGTGGACTATCGTTCGTGGCAGCTCAGTCTTGTCAGACGTGTCTGGAGCAAAACGATGTGTACTGCGTTGATCAGAATAGCTATCAGAATTGCATGA AAAATGGCCCAGTTGGCGATATTATCGAATGTCCTGCGGGCACCGTTTGCTCCAATTCTGACAGCGTTTGTGCTCTGGTCTCCGAGCTGAATTCGACCATATTGGACGTGTGTGGAGGCTCTGGCGGAAATGGAGTTAATTGCGAAGTGTGTTCCTCAGGCGCCAAATACGCCTGTGTCAGCAGCACCCAGTATGCCCGTTGCTCCTCCAGCGGCGATGTGCTGACCAGCAGTGTGTACAACTGCGGCACGGATGAGATCTGTAACATAGATGCTCTGTCGACATATCAAACCATCTGTGTGCCGTCTTGTGCCTCCGAATTT CTTGGACTGGATGCCACCTGTAGCAACAGTATTTATCAGCCAACCACAACAACTACAGTGGCTCCAACGACTACTCCTAGTGCTGCGCAGAAAGAGGATTTATGCAGTGCTGGCGAGCCTAGCACCAATCCTAGTTACTTCTTTACCAGAATAACCGACGACTCCACGTGCAACAGTTACCTGTACTGCCAGAAATCTGGAACCACCTGGGTTGCCCTCTACATGACTTGCCGCGCTTCCACGCCCTTCTTTGACTCAGACACCAGCTCATGTGTGACAACCAGGCCGACCAGCTGCTCGGTTACAACGACTCAGTCGCCCTCCGATTCTTCATCGACTGCTTCTTCAACTGAGTCCTCCTCCGAGTCTTCATCAACGACTGCTTCATCCACAGCTTCCTCATCAACGGAATCTACACCGACGACTGCGTCCTCCTCGTCTTCTTCATCTACGGAATCCTCCACCGACTCTTCATCCACGACTGCCTCCACCACGCAGTCTTCTTCTACTGAATCATCCACAACGTCTTCATCAACAACTTCTACGACTGCTGCTACTCCTTAA
- the LOC6738240 gene encoding threonine aspartase 1: MAGFVAVHTGAGNCIDETKYQRVIKEACLRATEILRNGGSAVDACEAAIVRLENCGYTNAGYGSNLCMDGSVQCDAAIMDGSTLNFGACTNVSRVKNPIQLARRICDAQSSPQLLERIPPMILAGTGAEHYADEVGCSMVEPGVLISSKAKFQFNHYKSKYDLVVNSRLNKATSEEPVQVPEPGNEVELAAALDTVGAVCVDGAGNTAAGCSSGGILLKVPGRVGQAATYGAGCWATDTDELAIATCTTGNGEYLMKTLLAREICHGAFSSDCAVTSLHKTFKQKFLDSPLLPRQQDLYAGALTLLYYPGQSSGEVMWSHTTQSFCVGYMATNQRVPKFVHSPLPTYSVPGRSCVVNGHNFHLRI, from the exons ATGGCCGGCTTCGTCGCGGTGCACACGG GGGCTGGGAACTGCATCGACGAGACGAAGTACCAGCGGGTGATCAAGGAGGCCTGCCTGCGCGCCACAGAGATCCTACGCAACGGCGGATCCGCCGTCGATGCCTGCGAGGCGGCCATTGTGCGGCTGGAGAACTGCGGCTACACAAACGCCGGCTATGGCTCAAATCTCTGCATGGACGGCTCTGTGCAGTGCGATGCGGCTATAATGGATGGCTCCACGCTTAACTTTGGCGCCTGCACGAACGTTAGTCGGGTGAAGAACCCCATTCAGTTGGCAAGACGCATCTGCGATGCCCAGTCCAGTCCGCAGCTTCTGGAGCGCATTCCACCGATGATCCTCGCCGGCACTGGAGCGGAACACTATGCCGACGAGGTGGGTTGCTCCATGGTGGAGCCCGGCGTACTGATCTCATCTAAGGCCAAGTTCCAGTTTAATCACTACAAAAGCAAGTACGACCTCGTGGTCAACAGCAGATTGAACAAGGCAACGTCCGAGGAGCCCGTACAAGTGCCAGAACCTGGGAACGAGGTGGAACTTGCCGCTGCTTTGGACACCGTGGGAGCGGTATGTGTTGATGGGGCAGGGAACACAGCAGCTGGCTGTAGCTCCGGAGGCATACTGCTCAAAGTTCCGGGCAGAGTGGGCCAGGCGGCTACTTACGGTGCCGGCTGTTGGGCCACCGATACGGACGAACTGGCCATAGCCACCTGCACAACCGGAAACGGCGAGTACCTGATGAAAACGCTGCTGGCCCGAGAGATCTGCCACGGAGCCTTTAGCAGTGATTGTGCGGTGACCAGTCTGCACAAGACGTTCAAGCAAAAGTTCCTGGACTCCCCGCTGCTGCCCCGACAGCAGGATCTGTACGCTGGAGCTCTGACGCTGCTCTATTATCCGGGCCAGAGCAGCGGCGAGGTGATGTGGAGCCACACGACGCAGTCGTTCTGTGTCGGCTACATGGCAACCAACCAGAGGGTGCCAAAG TTTGTGCATTCGCCGCTGCCCACGTACAGCGTCCCGGGCCGATCGTGCGTCGTCAATGGccataatttccatttgcgcATTTAA
- the LOC6738241 gene encoding MOXD1 homolog 1, translated as MSVQDVLWIVLTVQLSFGLAYFENNQRTQDYDVDKNGSVHHKNWVRNEMMDSLGLYWLKWWINANENSIYFEVTVHTRGFAGLGFSKDGRLARADMVLLWVDDATGHPNVLDCHGALYPSSGPPLQDDTQNYDVLDGTQNGTHTIMKFKRKIETCDPFDIPLSADTFKVLWSIGENDPVHGNLDWHGQSRGVKALQLFSPMFTKNSHPIEGTQKWDITVNNVTIDRSMDTLYWCKIVRLPELTGKQHIIGYEPLLSGKYERNVVHHMTLFECQSKIFSGSDPSSWDLWVRSAGTVCNSNQLTPRDWDSCSTPVAVWSLGSDGQFLPPHAGIPMGGASGASYYMLEIHYDNPDGKESVDHSGFRIHYTPNLRTYDSGILISGVSISETQLIPPGQKKYRSVGICGPSCSSVMFPKDGIKIISGTLHSHQAGRTISLRHVRSGKELNPIIVDENYDYRHQKVHQLANETVVLPGDYLITDCSYETKYRKRPTFGGYSTKEEMCLTFITYYPKIEMSGCYSMTPVREFFEMFRVYQFYSLNMTDVENMFLYNSDYTDLNKQAKNATNISNSGKTSKDDVIYEESLLNKLVISDPAEFHDRTFLSHLNQLPWHDPLFTKRVEQAFITGTHMTFCRVSKDSLSIPSEIIRYPEFTAYVKPPAACLNYLFTDNEELRSGSSQLFTDFTLSLLLIQLGLRTTLV; from the exons ATGTCCGTTCAAGACGTACTATGGATCGTACTCACGGTGCAGTTGAGTTTTGGTCTTGCGTATTTTGAAAACAACCAAAGGACGCAGGACTATGATGTCGATAAAAATGGTTCTGTACACCACAAAAACTGGGTGCGTAACGAAATGATGGACAGCTTGGGCTTGTACTGGCTCAAATGGTGGATAAATGCCAACGAAAATAGCATTTACTTCGAAGTAACTGTTCACACGCGAGGCTTTGCCGGCCTGGGCTTCTCCAAGGATGGCCGGCTGGCCAGAGCGGATATGGTTTTGTTGTGGGTGGATGACGCCACAGGACATCCGAACGTCTTGGACTGCCATGGTGCGTTGTATCCTTCGAGCGGACCGCCGCTGCAGGACGATACTCAAAACTACGATGTCCTAGATGGCACACAAAATGGGACGCACACAATCATGAAGTTTAAACGCAAAATTGAAACCTGTGACCCATTCGATATTCCACTCTCC GCTGATACGTTTAAAGTGCTGTGGTCCATTGGGGAAAATGATCCTGTTCATGGAAACTTGGATTGGCATGGTCAGAGCAGAGGCGTGAAAGCTTTGCAATTGTTTTCGCCAATGTTTACGAAAAATAGTCACCCGATCGAAGGCACCCAAAAATGGGACATAACTGTGAACAACGTAACAATTGATCGGTCAATGGATACACTATACTGGTGTAAAATAGTGCGACTACCAGAGTTAACTGGTAAACAGCACATAATTGGTTATGAGCCGCTGCTGTCTGGTAAATACGAAAGGAATGTGGTTCACCACATGACCCTGTTTGAGTGTCAGTCCAAGATATTCTCTGGATCCGATCCTTCGTCCTGGGACCTTTGGGTAAGGAGTGCCGGCACAGTGTGCAACAGCAACCAACTGACACCACGCGACTGGGATTCGTGCTCTACGCCAGTTGCAGTTTGGTCCTTGGGATCTGATGGACAGTTTCTACCTCCCCACGCAGGGATTCCAATGGGCGGAGCATCTGGAGCTAGCTATTATATGCTGGAAATACACTACGATAATCCCGATGGAAAGGAATCGGTAGATCATTCCGGTTTTCGGATACACTACACACCCAATCTGCGAACCTACGATTCCGGAATTCTAATAAGTGGTGTTTCCATTTCGGAAACGCAACTCATTCCGCCTGGTCAAAAGAAATATCGATCCGTCGGCATCTGTGGGCCGTCTTGTTCAAGCGTCATGTTCCCTAAGGATggtattaaaataatatcCGGGACGTTGCACTCCCATCAAGCTGGTCGCACAATAAGTCTTCGGCATGTTCGATCTGGTAAGGAGTTAAATCCCATCATTGTTGACGAAAACTACGATTACAGGCACCAAAAAGTCCATCAGCTTGCCAATGAAACGGTCGTATTGCCAGGGGATTACCTAATTACAGACTGTTCCTATGAGACAAAGTACAGAAAACGACCCACATTCGGTGGTTATTCCACGAAGGAGGAGATGTGTCTCACCTTTATTACTTATTACCCAAAGATTGAGATGTCCGGATGTTATAGTATGACACCAGTGCGCGAGTTTTTTGAGATGTTCCGTGTGTACCAATTCTATTCCTTAAATATGACCGATGTCGAGAACATGTTTCTCTACAACAGTGACTACACCGACTTAAATAAACAGGCGAAGAATGCGACAAACATATCAAATTCAGGAAAAACATCCAAAGATGACGTCATTTACGAGGAGTCTTTGTTAAACAAGCTTGTTATATCCGACCCAGCCGAATTTCATGATCGCACATTTCTATCGCACTTAAATCAGTTGCCTTGGCATGATCCTCTCTTTACGAAACGTGTTGAACAAGCATTTATAACCGGAACACATATGACGTTTTGTCGCGTATCCAAGGATTCATTATCAATTCCTTCGGAAATAATTCGCTATCCCGAGTTTACAGCGTACGTAAAGCCACCGGCAGCTTGTTTGAACTATTTATTCACTGATAATGAAGAACTTCGTTCGGGAAGTTCACAACTTTTTACAGACTTTACGTTAAGTCTATTACTTATTCAGCTTGGGTTGCGAACGACATTAGTGTAA
- the LOC6738242 gene encoding H(+)/Cl(-) exchange transporter 5, translated as MEKFPLKGSREAAAEGNSYITAYQTVMKKSNGHTNGAGGDGDLDGTFRDHPLAQHTKLTTSLTAAGTDDEDMIDITPRSSPGDVIGGGGGGSSSGYHRETATESDTERDFGHSGGNGGGNHHNQRTMHQHVPTHSAFGEPMDGALSFYGSSDVQDDIPGIGQYEDFHTIDWQRDIARDRMRHRYIVKKRQDSLWDLIKGSIDAGSGWLCVLLVGIAAGCVAGMVDIGASWMSDLKHGICPPAFWFNREQCCYPAKQSVFEEGNCSTWKTWPEIFGLDRNGTGPYIVAYIWYVLWALLFASLSASLVRMFAPYACGSGIPEIKTILSGFIIRGYLGKWTLLIKSVGLMLSVSAGLTLGKEGPMVHIASCIGNIFSHVFPKYGRNEAKKREILSAAAAAGVSVAFGAPIGGVLFSLEEVSYYFPLKTLWRSFFCALIAAFVLRSLTPFGNEHSVLFFVEYNKPWIFFELIPFVFLGIMGGVIGTFFIKANLWWCRYRKFSKLGQYPVMEVLFVTLVTAIICYPNPFTRMNMNELIFLLVSKCSPGDVTNPLCDYKRMNITSGNSFIEVTEPGPGVYSSIWLLMLTFILKLALTIFTFGMKVPAGLFIPSLLLGAIMGRIVGIGVEQFAYSYPNIWFFTGECADSNLITPGLYAVVGAAAVLGGVTRMTVSLVVIMFELTGGVRYIVPLMAAAMASKWVGDALGRQGIYDAHIALNGYPFLDSKEEFAHTTLAADVMQPKRNETLNVITQDSMTVDDVENLLKETEHNGYPVVVSRENQYLVGFVLRRDLNLAIGNAKRLIEGISSSSIVLFTSSQPIQNLGPQPLKLKKILDMAPITVTDQTPMETVVDMFRKLGLRQTLVTHNGRLLGVITKKDVLRHVKQMDNEDPNTVLFN; from the exons ATGGAGAAGTTTCCGCTGAAGGGCAGCAGGGAGGCCGCCGCGGAGGGCAACAGCTACATAACCGCCTACCAAACGGTCATGAAAAAG TCGAACGGCCACACAAACGGAGCCGGCGGCGACGGTGACCTAGACGGAACTTTTCGTGACCATCCGCTGGCGCAGCACACCAAACTGACCACCTCGCTGACGGCGGCGGGCACCGACGACGAGGATATGATCGACATCACACCGCGCTCCAGTCCGGGCGATGTgatcggcggcggcggaggaggaagCAGCAGTGGCTATCACCGGGAAACGGCCACCGAATCGGACACCGAACGAGATTTCGGACACTCTGGCGGCAACGGCGGCGGCAATCACCACAATCAGCGGACAATGCACCAGCATGTGCCAACTCACAGTGCCTTCGGCGAACCCATGGACG GAGCACTATCCTTCTATGGTTCCTCGGACGTGCAAGATGATATTCCTGGCATTGGGCAGTACGAAGATTTTCACACCATTGATTGGCAGCGGGACATTGCCCGCGATCGGATGAGACATCGCTACATCGTCAAGAAGCGACAGGACTCCTTGTGGGATCTGATAAAA GGCTCCATTGATGCCGGATCTGGCTGGCTATGTGTTTTACTCGTCGGAATTGCCGCAGGCTGTGTGGCGGGCATGGTGGACATTGGAGCTAGTTGGATGTCGGATCTAAAGCATGGCATTTGTCCACCCGCCTTTTGGTTCAACAGGGAACAATGCTGCTATCCGGCCAAACAGTCAGTGTTTGAAGAAGGCAACTGCTCGACG TGGAAAACCTGGCCAGAGATCTTTGGTTTGGATCGAAATGGCACCGGACCGTATATCGTCGCTTACATCTGGTATGTGCTGTGGGCTTTGCTATTTGCTTCGCTCAGCGCCTCCCTTGTGCGAATGTTTGCGCCCTACGCCTGCGGATCTGGTATTCCCGAGATAAAGACCATCTTGTCGGGCTTCATTATACGCGGCTACCTCGGAAAATGGACGCTGCTGATCAAATCGGTGGGTCTGATGCTGTCTGTGTCCGCTGGCCTCACTTTGGGCAAGGAAGGACCCATGGTCCATATTGCCAGTTGTATTGGAAACATATTCTCACACGTTTTCCCAAAATATGGTCGAAATGAGGCCAAGAAGCGTGAGATTCtttcggcagcagcagcggcaggcgTCTCGGTGGCTTTCGGAGCACCAATCGGTGGAGTTCTCTTTTCGCTGGAGGAAGTGTCATACTATTTTCCATTGAAGACATTATGGCGCTCATTCTTTTGTGCATTGATTGCTGCATTCGTTTTGCGATCACTGACTCCGTTTGGCAACGAGCATTCCGTGCTAtttttcgtggagtataacaAGCCCTGGATCTTTTTTGAACTtattccttttgttttcctcgGAATTATGGGG GGTGTTATTGGCACGTTCTTTATCAAGGCGAATTTGTGGTGGTGCCGCTACAGGAAGTTCAGCAAGCTCGGCCAGTATCCAGTGATGGAAGTGCTCTTCGTTACCCTGGTCACTGCTATCATTTGCTACCCCAATCCATTTACCCGAATGAACATGAACGAGCTGATATTCTTATTGGTTAGCAAGTGCTCACCCGGAGATGTCACCAATCCGTTGTG TGATTACAAGCGCATGAACATTACATCGGGCAACAGTTTCATTGAAGTTACGGAGCCAGGTCCCGGTGTATACAGCTCCATTTGGCTGCTTATGCTTACCTTTATCCTTAAACTGGCCCTGACCATCTTTACCTTTGGCATGAAAGTGCCCGCTGGTCTGTTTATTCCGTCCCTGCTGCTGGGCGCCATTATGGGCCGCATTGTTGGAATCGGCGTGGAACAGTTTGCCTACAGCTATCCCAATATTTGGTTCTTTACCGGCGAGTGTGCGGACAGCAATCTTATCACACCCGGACTGTATGCGGTTgtaggagcagcagctgtgcTGGGAGGTGTCACTCGAATGACCGTCTCCCTGGTAGTGATCATGTTCGAGCTGACAGGCGGAGTGAGGTATATTGTGCCCCTGATGGCTGCTGCCATGGCCTCCAAGTGGGTAGGTGATGCTCTCGGCAGGCAAGGTATCTACGATGCGCACATAGCGCTGAATGGTTATCCGTTCCTAGATAGCAAAGAAGAGTTTGCGCATACAACACTGGCCGCAGATGTGATGCAACCAAA GCGGAATGAAACTTTGAATGTCATTACCCAAGACTCCATGACGGTGGACGATGTGGAGAACCTTCTTAAAGAAACGGAACACAATGGCTACCCGGTGGTGGTGTCGCGGGAGAATCAATATTTAGTGGGCTTTGTGTTGCGCAGGGATCTCAACTTGGCCATAG gCAATGCCAAGCGTCTGATCGAGGGCATTAGCAGCAGCTCCATAGTATTGTTCACATCATCCCAGCCCATTCAAAATCTAGGACCCCAGCCGCTGAAGCTGAAAAAGATCCTGGACATGGCACCGATCACAGTTACAGATCAAACGCCAATGGAGACGGTAGTGGACATGTTCCGAAAGCTGGGACTGCGCCAAACATTGGTAACACACAACGG TCGCCTACTGGGCGTAATTACCAAGAAAGATGTGCTGCGCCATGTGAAGCAGATGGATAACGAAGACCCCAATACGGTGCTCTTCAACTGA
- the LOC6739653 gene encoding uncharacterized protein LOC6739653 produces MDVLSHYSSPLVEFPATQPLEKQHALVDNCTGTDPPPPSKDAATGTQMKLHVATQTEQRVVSSRDVECDERALAKWMRQICPMVERELMNPTPLMEDLTMSQCRLEEELQVYTYQKLTMGGADNSQGLAIWLCVHTNNAPVLVATTVAPHDDWCEHVDQQLKLFVPQRMSVGNLVIYTEAKTLPLKSCLRSLCTNPYNKTMFAGSTMDGELFVWLYEQARGSDSSVDIKQLYTVSSAQGAAVALDWPREHLLLACYANGSVRQWDLSRQMVLDWEYSLPATVSSEPTAMVTLGLDDFVVGTNDGGVYRCWNTGRQTAATKQIQLLALRRHRFMVSTLLRTEMECNQFVLSCDLSGQAFYHDMRLVDEDMAQLIVQIPLPFKNVIACSRDGNIIYCPANDGSLEYYRVSDGAHAHVKGGLRGKGSLIRSSDNGRWLIAGLYGDEFQIFYIEH; encoded by the exons ATGGACGTACTATCGCATTACAGCTCACCCTTAGTTGAATTTCCGGCCACGCAGCCCTTGGAGAAGCAGCATGCCCTGGTGGACAACTGTACGGGCACCGATCCACCGCCTCCCAGCAAAGATGCCGCCACTGGAACGCAGATGAAGCTGCATGTGGCCACACAAACAGAGCAACGAGTAGTTAGCAGCAGGGATGTCGAATGCGATGAGAGGGCTTTGGCCAAATGGATGCGACAGATCTGCCCCATGGTCGAACGGGAGCTTATGAATCCCACGCCTCTGATGGAGGATCTAACGATGAGCCAGTGCCGCCTGGAGGAGGAACTGCAGGTGTACACGTACCAGAAACTGACAATGGGTGGTGCGGACAACTCGCAAGGACTGGCCATCTGGCTGTGTGTGCATACGAATAATGCCCCAGTTCTGGTGGCCACCACGGTAGCTCCCCATGATGACTGGTGCGAGCATGTGGATCAGCAGCTAAAGCTCTTTGTTCCCCAAAGAATGTCCGTTGGCAACTTGGTGATTTACACAGAGGCCAAGACTCTACCCCTAAAATCCTGTTTGCGAAGTCTGTGCACAAATCCGTACAACAAGACCATGTTCGCTGGTTCCACCATGGACGGAGAGCTCTTCGTCTGGTTATATGAGCAGGCGAGGGGTTCCGATTCCAGCGTCGATATCAAACAGCTATACACTGTATCCTCCGCCCAGGGAGCTGCAGTGGCTCTGGACTGGCCGCGGGAACATCTTCTGTTGGCCTGCTATGCCAATGGCAGCGTTCGACAGTGGGATCTAAGCAGGCAGATGGTTCTGGATTGGGA GTACTCCCTGCCCGCAACGGTTAGCTCAGAGCCAACGGCAATGGTGACCCTTGGTCTGGATGACTTCGTCGTGGGCACTAACGATGGTGGCGTCTATCGCTGTTGGAACACTGGCCGCCAAACCGCAGCCACCAAGCAGATCCAATTGTTGGCTCTACGGCGACATCGTTTCATGGTTTCCACGCTGCTCCGTACCGAAATGGAGTGCAACCAGTTTGTCCTGAGCTGCGATCTCAGTGGACAGGCCTTCTATCACGATATGCGGCTTGTGGATGAG gATATGGCTCAGTTGATAGTACAAATCCCACTTCCCTTTAAAAACGTAATCGCCTGTAGTCGGGATGGCAACATCATCTACTGCCCAGCCAATGATGGGTCACTGGAATACTATAGGGTTAGCGATGGTGCCCACGCCCACGTCAAGGGAGGACTTCGCGGCAAGGGAAGCCTTATCCGTAGTAGCGACAATGG ACGCTGGCTAATTGCAGGCCTCTATGGCGACGAGTTCCAGATATTCTACATAGAGCACTAA
- the LOC27207145 gene encoding ATP synthase subunit beta, mitochondrial translates to MLVSWAKMATACARIGLKMAPATGGYRGNYLGNPAQFPNYARYLHASLSLWDDKDKNKSGDECEPEPQEVCKTDAELVKKKDEAEDECEEKKSDGGGKKLESKGRKGVIHAVIGPVIDVYFEEEVPEVLNALQVQDAPIANLVLEVFHHLGNNIVRCVAMDSTEGLRRGQPVLDTGYPIRVAVGKAVLGRILNVVGDPIDDRGEVKSDFYSFIHNEAPELTDLSVKPEILVTGIKVIDLLAPYVKGGKIGLFGGAGVGKTVLIMELINNIAKSHGGYSVFVGAGERTREGNDLYHEMIESKVISLEDDSSKVVLVFGQMNEPPGARSRVVLTGLTIAEYFRDVDGQDVLLFIDNIFRFTQAGSEVSALLGRIPSAVGYQPTLGTDMGTMQERITSTRNGSITSVQAVYVPADDLSDPAPAATFSHLDATTVLSRPIAELGIYPAVDPLDSSSRILDPDVVGEEHYNVARAVQKTLQAYKSLQDIIAILGMDELSEEDKLTVARARKMQRFLSQPFQVAEIFTGHPGKLVPVEKCVEGFKRLLNGEYDDIPEIAFYMVGDAEEVLAKATQLAASMSGDAPPAKAEAKKDEKKDAKPEEGKKEEPPKGEDKKEEAKDDKPKEPEKKD, encoded by the exons ATGTTGGTATCATGGGCTAAAATGGCTACAG CATGTGCAAGGATTGGCCTGAAGATGGCCCCGGCTACCGGGGGTTACCGGGGCAACTATCTTGGTAATCCTGCGCAGTTTCCCAACTATGCCCGCTACCTTCATGCCTCCTTGTCCCTTTGGGATGACAAGGATAAGAATAAGTCGGGCGATGAGTGCGAGCCCGAGCCGCAGGAAGTCTGCAAGACGGACGCGGAACTGGTCAAGAAGAAGGATGAAGCCGAGGATGAGTGTGAGGAAAAGAAGTCGGACGGCGGAGGCAAGAAGCTGGAGAGCAAGGGTCGCAAGGGCGTCATCCATGCTGTCATCGGTCCCGTCATCGATGTCTACTTCGAGGAGGAGGTTCCGGAGGTGCTCAACGCGCTCCAGGTGCAGGATGCTCCCATTGCTAACCTGGTGCTGGAG GTATTCCACCACCTGGGCAACAATATCGTCCGTTGCGTGGCCATGGATTCCACCGAAGGACTCCGTCGTGGTCAGCCGGTGCTCGATACCGGCTACCCGATCCGTGTGGCGGTGGGCAAGGCCGTTTTGGGACGCATCCTCAATGTGGTGGGCGATCCCATCGATGATCGCGGTGAGGTTAAGTCGGATTTCTACTCCTTTATCCACAACGAAGCCCCGGAGCTGACCGATTTGAGCGTGAAGCCAGAGATCCTAGTCACTGGCATCAAGGTGATTGATTTGCTGGCACCTTACGTAAAGGGCGGCAAGATCGGGCTGTTTGGAGGCGCAGGCGTGGGCAAGACCGTGCTTATCATGGAGCTGATCAATAACATAGCCAAGTCGCATGGCGGTTACTCCGTGTTCGTGGGTGCAGGAGAGCGTACCCGCGAGGGCAACGATTTGTACCACGAGATGATCGAGTCCAAGGTCATATCCCTAGAGGATGACTCCTCGAAGGTGGTTCTGGTCTTTGGCCAGATGAACGAGCCACCGGGCGCTCGCTCCCGTGTGGTTCTCACCGGACTGACCATCGCCGAGTATTTCCGCGACGTGGACGGGCAGGATGTGCTGCTCTTCATTGACAACATTTTCCGTTTCACCCAGGCGGGATCGGAGGTGTCGGCGCTGCTCGGGCGCATTCCCTCGGCGGTGGGCTATCAGCCAACTTTGGGAACCGACATGGGCACCATGCAGGAGCGGATCACTAGTACCCGCAACGGTTCCATCACTTCCGTTCAGGCTGTCTACGTGCCCGCCGATGATCTTAGTGATCCCGCTCCGGCGGCTACCTTTTCGCATTTGGATGCCACCACCGTACTCTCGCGTCCCATTGCTGAGTTGGGTATTTATCCGGCTGTGGATCCCTTGGATTCCTCGTCCCGCATCCTCGATCCCGATGTTGTGGGCGAGGAGCATTACAATGTGGCTCGAGCGGTTCAGAAGACTCTTCAGGCCTACAAGTCGCTTCAGGACATCATCGCCATTCTAGGAATGGATGAGCTGTCCGAGGAGGATAAGTTAACGGTGGCCAGGGCCCGCAAGATGCAGCGCTTCCTTTCGCAGCCGTTCCAAGTGGCTGAGATCTTCACTGGACACCCGGGAAAGCTGGTGCCAGTGGAGAAGTGTGTGGAGGGCTTCAAGCGTTTGTTGAATGGCGAATACGATGATATCCCGGAGATTGCCTTCTACATGGTCGGAGATGCCGAAGAGGTGCTGGCCAAGGCCACCCAACTGGCCGCATCCATGTCAGGTGATGCTCCTCCAGCCAAGGCGGAAGCCAAGAAGGACGAAAAGAAGGACGCAAAGCCAGAGGAGGGCAAGAAGGAGGAGCCGCCCAAGGGAGAAGACAAAAAGGAGGAAGCAAAGGATGACAAGCCAAAAGAACCGGAAAAGAAAGATTAA